A part of Streptomyces sp. SLBN-31 genomic DNA contains:
- a CDS encoding ADP-ribosylglycohydrolase family protein yields MGGTAGAVWGRAEQQDFRSRVRGTLLGSAVGDALGAPVDGLDLDGIREGYGAEGLADLGVAYGRRGAVTHLTQLTLFSVDGLIRAQVRRDTGAWHPPTDLHRAYLRWAATQRDWGPDERRKDDGWLAREEWLYARRDPARSLLIGFGDENMGTLDAPKNPGEVGPEAVARSAPFGLLVGWEPQLVVQLAVECAAQTHGHPMAYLSAGAYAVVVHGLARGETLDAAVQRALALLAARPGHESVSGALQHALGAVRQGMPTPARVAELAGDRTAEGTLAAAVYCALVGEDVRHGLCLAVNQDGPSGATASLTGGLLGALHGETALPPAWLAELEGRPTILELADDFAMEMTQGPALHGPAGASPGWLTRYPRA; encoded by the coding sequence GTGGGTGGGACAGCCGGGGCCGTCTGGGGCCGCGCGGAACAGCAGGACTTCCGCAGCCGGGTGCGCGGCACACTGCTCGGATCCGCCGTCGGGGACGCGCTGGGAGCGCCGGTCGACGGGCTGGACCTGGACGGAATCCGGGAGGGGTACGGCGCCGAGGGGCTCGCCGATCTCGGTGTCGCCTACGGCAGACGCGGAGCGGTCACCCACCTCACCCAGCTCACCCTGTTCAGCGTGGACGGGCTGATACGCGCCCAGGTCCGGCGGGACACCGGCGCCTGGCATCCGCCGACCGACCTGCACCGCGCCTATCTGCGGTGGGCGGCCACCCAGCGCGACTGGGGGCCCGACGAGCGGCGCAAGGACGACGGCTGGCTGGCCCGCGAGGAGTGGCTGTACGCCCGGCGGGACCCGGCCCGCTCGCTGCTGATCGGCTTCGGCGACGAGAACATGGGCACCCTGGACGCGCCCAAGAACCCCGGCGAGGTGGGACCGGAGGCGGTGGCCCGCTCCGCCCCCTTCGGGCTCCTGGTCGGCTGGGAGCCGCAGCTCGTCGTGCAGCTCGCGGTGGAGTGCGCGGCGCAGACCCACGGGCACCCGATGGCCTACCTGTCGGCGGGGGCGTACGCCGTCGTCGTGCACGGGCTGGCCCGCGGCGAGACCCTCGACGCGGCCGTCCAGCGGGCGCTCGCCCTGCTCGCGGCGCGCCCCGGGCACGAGTCGGTCTCCGGCGCCCTCCAGCACGCCCTGGGCGCGGTCCGCCAGGGCATGCCGACGCCCGCCCGGGTCGCCGAGCTCGCCGGGGACCGTACGGCGGAGGGGACGCTGGCCGCGGCCGTGTACTGCGCGCTGGTCGGCGAGGACGTCCGGCACGGCCTGTGTCTGGCCGTGAACCAGGACGGCCCGTCGGGGGCGACGGCCTCGCTGACCGGCGGGCTGCTGGGCGCCCTGCACGGGGAGACGGCCCTGCCACCGGCCTGGCTGGCCGAGCTGGAGGGCCGCCCCACCATCCTGGAACTGGCCGACGACTTCGCCATGGAAATGACCCAGGGCCCCGCCCTGCACGGCCCGGCAGGCGCCTCCCCGGGCTGGCTGACCCGCTACCCGAGGGCCTGA
- a CDS encoding DUF2165 domain-containing protein — protein MSTNTTTGPTTVTTPHTRALTLTAALLTASVALYIALVAFGNITDFGTNQAFVQHVLAMDTTFKDDDLMWRAITSKGLQNAAYVTIIVWETLAAIVLIYGTWLWARRDHVRARTVSTYGLLMVLLLFGAGFIAVGGEWFSMWQSKTWNGLDAALRVFVFAGITLLVVLFSDNRRTDATT, from the coding sequence ATGTCCACCAACACAACGACCGGCCCGACCACGGTCACAACCCCCCACACCCGCGCCCTCACCCTCACCGCCGCGCTCCTCACGGCGAGCGTCGCCCTCTACATCGCGCTCGTCGCCTTCGGCAACATCACCGACTTCGGGACCAACCAGGCGTTCGTGCAGCACGTCCTGGCCATGGACACCACGTTCAAGGACGACGACCTGATGTGGCGGGCCATCACCAGCAAGGGCCTGCAGAACGCCGCGTACGTCACGATCATCGTCTGGGAGACGCTCGCCGCGATCGTCCTGATCTACGGGACCTGGCTGTGGGCCCGCCGGGACCACGTGCGCGCCCGCACCGTCTCCACCTACGGACTGCTGATGGTGCTCCTGCTGTTCGGCGCCGGTTTCATCGCCGTCGGCGGGGAGTGGTTCTCCATGTGGCAGTCGAAGACCTGGAACGGTCTGGACGCCGCGCTGCGGGTGTTCGTCTTCGCCGGGATCACGCTGCTCGTCGTGCTGTTCAGCGACAACCGGCGTACCGACGCCACTACTTGA
- a CDS encoding bifunctional FO biosynthesis protein CofGH, translating to MTTSATGTGPTENSLRRALKRARDGVALDVTEAAVLLQARGEALTDLAASAARVRDAGLEQAGRPGVITYSKSVFIPLTRLCRDKCHYCTFVTVPGKLRRAGHGMFMSPDEVLDIARKGAALGCKEALITLGDKPEERWPEAREWLDAHGYDDTVAYVRAISVRILEETGLLPHLNPGVMSWTDFQRLKPVAPSMGMMLETTATRLWSEPGGPHFGSPDKEPAVRLRVLEDAGRSSVPFTSGLLIGIGETYEERAESLFALRKVSRAYHGIQELIIQNFRAKPDTAMRGMPDAELDELVATVAVARHIMGPSACLQAPPNLVEGEYERLIGAGIDDWGGVSPLTIDHVNPERPWPQIEELTERSRAAGFELRERLCVYPEFVTRGEPWLDPRLRPHVRALADPETGLALPDAVVEGRPWQEPEEAFTASGRTDLHTSIDTEGRTADRREDFDEVYGDWAELREAAAPGMAPERIDTDVRAALATAADDPTKLTDDEALALLHADGPALDALTRIADDVRRSAVGDEVTYIVTRNINFTNVCYTGCRFCAFAQRRTDADAYTLSLEQVADRAQQAWDVGAVEVCMQGGIHPDLPGTAYFDIARAVKERVPGMHVHAFSPMEVVNGATRTGLSVREWLTAAKEAGLDTIPGTAAEILDDEVRWILTKGKLPTATWIEVIETAHELGIRSSSTMMYGHVDQPRHWLGHLRTLAGIQQRTGGFTEFVTLPFIHTNAPVYLAGIARPGPSVRDNRAVTAMARLLLHPYIPNIQTSWVKLGTDGAAQMLRSGANDLGGTLMEETISRMAGSSYGSYKSVKDLIAVAEAAGRPARPRTTLYGEVPQERQRAATVSDGHLPELLPVLD from the coding sequence ATGACGACTTCCGCGACCGGAACCGGCCCCACCGAGAACTCCCTGCGTCGCGCCCTCAAACGTGCCCGTGACGGTGTCGCCCTCGACGTCACCGAGGCGGCCGTCCTGCTCCAGGCCCGCGGCGAGGCGCTCACCGACCTCGCCGCGTCCGCCGCCCGGGTACGGGACGCGGGGCTCGAACAGGCCGGGCGCCCCGGGGTCATCACGTACTCGAAGAGCGTCTTCATCCCCCTCACCCGGCTGTGCCGGGACAAGTGCCACTACTGCACCTTCGTCACCGTCCCCGGCAAGCTGCGCCGCGCCGGGCACGGGATGTTCATGTCCCCGGACGAGGTCCTCGACATCGCCCGCAAGGGCGCCGCCCTCGGCTGCAAGGAAGCCCTCATCACCCTCGGCGACAAGCCCGAGGAGCGCTGGCCGGAGGCCCGCGAGTGGCTGGACGCGCACGGCTACGACGACACCGTCGCCTACGTCCGCGCCATCTCCGTCCGCATCCTGGAGGAGACCGGGCTGCTGCCCCACCTCAACCCGGGCGTGATGTCCTGGACCGATTTCCAGCGGCTCAAGCCCGTCGCCCCGTCCATGGGGATGATGCTGGAGACCACCGCCACCCGCCTGTGGTCCGAGCCCGGCGGGCCGCACTTCGGCTCCCCGGACAAGGAGCCCGCCGTACGCCTGCGCGTCCTGGAGGACGCCGGGCGGTCCTCCGTCCCCTTCACCTCCGGGCTGCTGATCGGCATCGGCGAGACCTACGAGGAGCGGGCCGAGTCCCTGTTCGCGCTCCGCAAGGTCTCCCGCGCCTACCACGGCATCCAGGAACTGATCATCCAGAACTTCCGCGCCAAGCCGGACACCGCGATGCGCGGCATGCCCGACGCCGAGCTGGACGAGCTGGTCGCCACCGTCGCCGTCGCCCGGCACATCATGGGGCCGAGCGCCTGCCTCCAGGCCCCGCCCAACCTCGTCGAGGGCGAGTACGAGCGGCTGATCGGGGCGGGCATCGACGACTGGGGCGGGGTGTCCCCGCTGACCATCGACCACGTCAACCCCGAACGGCCCTGGCCGCAGATCGAGGAGCTGACCGAGCGCTCCCGCGCCGCCGGCTTCGAGCTGCGCGAACGCCTGTGCGTGTACCCGGAGTTCGTCACCCGCGGCGAGCCCTGGCTGGACCCGCGGCTGCGCCCGCACGTGCGCGCCCTGGCCGACCCGGAGACCGGGCTGGCCCTCCCGGACGCGGTGGTCGAGGGCCGCCCGTGGCAGGAGCCCGAGGAGGCCTTCACCGCCTCCGGCCGCACCGATCTGCACACCTCCATCGACACCGAGGGCCGTACCGCCGACCGGCGCGAGGACTTCGACGAGGTCTACGGCGACTGGGCGGAGCTGCGCGAGGCGGCCGCGCCCGGCATGGCGCCCGAGCGCATCGACACCGATGTGCGGGCCGCGCTGGCGACCGCCGCCGACGACCCGACGAAGCTCACCGACGACGAGGCGCTGGCGCTGCTGCACGCGGACGGCCCCGCGCTGGACGCCCTGACCCGGATCGCCGACGACGTGCGCAGGTCGGCGGTGGGCGACGAGGTGACGTACATCGTCACCCGCAACATCAACTTCACCAACGTCTGCTACACCGGCTGCCGGTTCTGCGCGTTCGCGCAGCGCAGGACGGACGCCGACGCCTACACGCTCTCCCTGGAGCAGGTCGCCGACCGGGCGCAGCAGGCGTGGGACGTGGGCGCGGTCGAGGTGTGCATGCAGGGCGGGATCCACCCCGACCTGCCGGGGACGGCGTACTTCGACATCGCGCGCGCGGTGAAGGAGCGGGTGCCGGGCATGCACGTGCACGCCTTCTCCCCCATGGAGGTCGTCAACGGCGCCACCCGCACCGGCTTGTCGGTGCGGGAGTGGCTGACCGCGGCGAAGGAGGCCGGCCTGGACACCATCCCCGGCACGGCGGCCGAGATCCTCGACGACGAGGTCCGCTGGATCCTCACCAAGGGCAAGCTGCCCACCGCCACCTGGATCGAGGTCATCGAGACCGCCCACGAACTGGGCATCCGGTCGTCGTCGACCATGATGTACGGGCACGTCGACCAGCCCCGGCACTGGCTCGGCCACCTGCGCACGCTGGCCGGCATCCAGCAACGCACCGGCGGCTTCACGGAGTTCGTGACGCTCCCCTTCATCCACACCAACGCCCCGGTCTACCTGGCGGGGATCGCCCGGCCCGGCCCGTCGGTCCGCGACAACCGGGCGGTGACCGCGATGGCCCGGCTGCTGCTGCACCCGTACATCCCGAACATCCAGACCAGCTGGGTCAAGCTGGGCACGGACGGCGCGGCGCAGATGCTGCGCTCGGGCGCCAACGACCTGGGCGGCACGCTGATGGAGGAGACGATCTCCCGGATGGCCGGGTCCTCCTACGGCTCGTACAAGTCGGTCAAGGACCTGATCGCGGTGGCGGAGGCGGCGGGGCGGCCGGCGAGGCCGCGGACGACGCTGTACGGCGAGGTTCCGCAGGAACGGCAGCGGGCGGCGACGGTCTCCGACGGGCACCTGCCGGAGCTGCTGCCGGTGCTGGACTGA
- a CDS encoding LLM class F420-dependent oxidoreductase has protein sequence MRIAVTIFLTDETIAPVRLARELERRGFAGLYLPEHTHIPVERATPYPAGGDLPPEYGRTLDPFVALGQAAAVTERLGLGTGITLVAQHDPIALAKQIATLDHLSDGRFTLGLGFGWNVEEAADHGVQWRTRRELVRDRMALMRALWADEPTAYEGEFGSVRASSAYPKPVRKPRGPVVGPRTLVGGAAGPKLFSHICEYADGWMPIGGRGLTESLPVLRAAWADAGRDPAALQIVPYAVFPRPGKLAHYADLGIEEVVVQLPPAGETEVLRALDGYAEYV, from the coding sequence ATGCGAATCGCCGTCACGATCTTCCTCACCGACGAGACCATCGCCCCCGTCCGGCTCGCCCGTGAGCTGGAGCGGCGCGGGTTCGCGGGCCTGTACCTGCCCGAGCACACCCACATCCCGGTCGAGCGCGCGACCCCGTACCCGGCGGGCGGCGACCTGCCCCCCGAGTACGGCCGCACCCTCGACCCCTTCGTCGCCCTCGGCCAGGCCGCCGCCGTGACCGAGCGGCTCGGCCTCGGCACCGGCATCACCCTGGTCGCCCAGCACGATCCGATCGCCCTCGCCAAGCAGATCGCCACCCTCGACCACCTCTCCGACGGCCGGTTCACCCTCGGCCTCGGCTTCGGCTGGAACGTCGAGGAGGCCGCCGACCACGGCGTGCAGTGGCGCACCCGGCGGGAGCTGGTGCGCGACCGGATGGCACTGATGCGGGCACTGTGGGCCGATGAACCGACCGCCTACGAGGGGGAGTTCGGGAGCGTACGGGCCTCCTCCGCGTACCCCAAGCCGGTCCGGAAGCCGCGCGGTCCGGTCGTCGGCCCGCGCACCCTCGTCGGCGGGGCGGCAGGCCCCAAGCTGTTCTCGCACATCTGCGAATACGCCGACGGCTGGATGCCCATCGGCGGGCGCGGCCTCACCGAGTCGCTGCCGGTGCTGCGCGCCGCCTGGGCGGACGCGGGCCGCGACCCCGCCGCCCTCCAGATCGTCCCGTACGCCGTCTTCCCCCGCCCCGGCAAGCTCGCGCACTACGCCGACCTGGGCATCGAAGAGGTCGTGGTCCAGCTGCCGCCCGCGGGTGAGACGGAGGTGCTGCGGGCCTTGGACGGGTACGCCGAGTACGTGTGA
- a CDS encoding DUF1062 domain-containing protein, with protein MLKTWVVVPTCLPLVLRRCHTCASGTFRPNGKFRVNANHKLIDAWLLALCTSCGDTAKFTVLERANVRSVRHELLDRMHDNDSALAAELLRDPVLRRRNRVALDWADAWRLDTGGPDHHPEGEVIDVSVRFAAPIPVRPVRLIAEGCGLSRAEAERLIAAGKVVSAVRLGGRLRGDFTFMLKR; from the coding sequence GTGCTCAAGACCTGGGTGGTCGTACCCACCTGCCTGCCACTTGTCCTGCGCCGTTGCCACACGTGCGCGTCCGGGACCTTCCGGCCGAACGGCAAGTTCCGCGTCAACGCCAACCACAAGCTCATCGACGCCTGGCTTCTCGCGCTCTGCACCTCCTGCGGGGACACCGCGAAGTTCACGGTCCTGGAGCGGGCGAACGTGCGCTCCGTACGGCACGAGCTGCTGGACCGTATGCACGACAACGACTCCGCTCTGGCGGCCGAGTTGCTCCGGGACCCCGTCCTTCGGCGCCGCAACCGGGTCGCGCTCGACTGGGCCGACGCCTGGCGTCTCGACACGGGCGGACCGGATCACCACCCCGAGGGTGAGGTGATCGACGTCTCGGTCCGTTTCGCGGCGCCGATCCCGGTCCGGCCGGTGCGGCTGATCGCCGAAGGCTGCGGTCTGTCACGGGCCGAGGCCGAGAGGCTGATCGCCGCGGGGAAGGTCGTCTCGGCGGTCCGCCTGGGCGGCCGGCTCCGCGGTGACTTCACCTTCATGCTCAAGCGCTGA
- a CDS encoding nitroreductase/quinone reductase family protein, with protein MDSETKYRVVTAFQRVLNRVMRRLPTHTLLETTGRTSGLPRRTPVGGRRAGGSFWLVSEFGERSQYVRNIKADPRVRVRLRGRWHTGTAHLLPDDDPVARLRGLPRMNSAAVRTVGAGLLTVRVDLDDAP; from the coding sequence ATGGACAGTGAGACCAAGTACCGCGTCGTCACGGCCTTCCAGCGGGTCCTGAACCGCGTGATGCGCCGTCTGCCCACCCACACCCTCCTGGAGACCACCGGCCGCACCTCCGGCCTCCCCCGCCGTACGCCGGTCGGCGGGCGGAGGGCCGGGGGCTCCTTCTGGCTGGTGTCGGAGTTCGGGGAGCGTTCGCAGTACGTGCGCAACATCAAGGCCGATCCCCGGGTCCGGGTCCGGCTGCGCGGCCGCTGGCACACCGGCACGGCCCATCTCCTGCCCGACGACGACCCCGTCGCCCGGCTGCGCGGCCTGCCCCGGATGAACAGTGCCGCGGTGCGGACGGTCGGCGCCGGGCTGCTGACGGTGCGGGTGGATCTGGACGACGCCCCGTAG
- a CDS encoding aldehyde dehydrogenase family protein, with product MSEAADGQRLFVGGEWTEPDGGHYAVVDPATEETVGWAPEASLDQVRAACAAAREAFGPWSRTAPEERAAVLGRAAGVIGAHFAPYAELAQAETGATTGTARAMQVGVGMARFRRYARVEPAEWAIPPQINDAGPMGRAGVMGALAVRQPVGVVACITSYNNPWANPAGKIAPALAMGNTVVVKPAPQDPLSVYRMAEALEAAGVPRGVVNVVSGRSVEVGQAVVESADVDMVSFTGSTAVGRRIGEVCGRSMKRQLMELGGKGAALVFDDADLGSAVAGIGTTFSFYSGQICTAPTRVLAQRGVYDRLVDQLAAYASRLKVGDPRQPDTVVGPVISAAHRDRVESYVELGRKEGAVVVAGGERPPYERGFHVAPTLLADCTNDMRVAREEIFGPVVVVIPFDDEDEGVALADDSDYGLIDYVWSGDVARAFRVARRLRAGGVGVNTVGRNMEAPFGGFKDSGVGRDCGSYALHAYGEVQSIVWPG from the coding sequence GTGAGCGAGGCGGCCGACGGGCAGCGGCTGTTCGTCGGGGGCGAGTGGACCGAGCCGGACGGCGGACACTACGCGGTGGTCGACCCGGCGACCGAGGAGACCGTCGGGTGGGCCCCGGAGGCCTCGCTGGATCAGGTGCGCGCGGCCTGCGCCGCGGCCCGCGAGGCCTTCGGGCCGTGGTCGAGGACGGCGCCGGAGGAGCGGGCGGCGGTGCTGGGCCGGGCGGCCGGTGTCATCGGGGCCCACTTCGCGCCGTACGCCGAACTCGCCCAGGCCGAGACGGGGGCGACCACGGGGACCGCCCGGGCGATGCAGGTCGGGGTGGGCATGGCCCGCTTCCGGCGGTACGCGCGCGTGGAGCCCGCCGAGTGGGCGATCCCACCGCAGATCAACGACGCCGGCCCGATGGGGAGGGCCGGGGTGATGGGCGCGCTCGCGGTGCGGCAGCCGGTGGGTGTCGTCGCGTGCATCACCTCCTACAACAACCCGTGGGCGAACCCGGCCGGCAAGATCGCCCCCGCGCTCGCCATGGGCAACACCGTGGTCGTCAAGCCCGCCCCGCAGGACCCGCTGTCGGTCTACCGGATGGCGGAGGCGCTGGAGGCGGCCGGAGTCCCGCGGGGGGTCGTGAACGTGGTCTCCGGCCGGTCGGTGGAAGTCGGCCAGGCGGTGGTGGAGTCGGCCGACGTCGACATGGTCAGCTTCACCGGGTCGACGGCGGTGGGACGGCGGATCGGCGAGGTGTGCGGCCGCTCCATGAAACGGCAGCTCATGGAGCTGGGCGGCAAGGGCGCGGCGCTCGTCTTCGACGACGCCGACCTGGGCTCGGCGGTGGCCGGGATCGGCACCACCTTCTCCTTCTACAGCGGACAGATCTGCACGGCACCGACGCGGGTGCTGGCGCAGAGGGGGGTGTACGACCGTCTCGTGGATCAACTGGCCGCCTATGCAAGCCGGTTGAAGGTCGGCGATCCGAGGCAGCCGGACACGGTGGTCGGGCCGGTGATCTCCGCCGCCCACCGGGACCGGGTGGAGTCGTACGTCGAACTGGGCCGCAAGGAGGGAGCGGTGGTGGTCGCCGGCGGTGAACGGCCGCCGTATGAACGCGGCTTCCACGTCGCGCCCACCCTCCTCGCGGACTGCACCAACGACATGCGCGTGGCCCGGGAGGAGATCTTCGGGCCGGTGGTCGTGGTGATCCCGTTCGACGACGAGGACGAGGGCGTCGCCCTCGCCGACGACAGCGACTACGGGCTCATCGACTACGTGTGGTCCGGCGACGTCGCCCGTGCCTTCCGGGTGGCCCGGCGGCTGCGGGCCGGCGGGGTCGGCGTGAACACCGTCGGCCGCAACATGGAGGCGCCCTTCGGCGGCTTCAAGGACAGCGGGGTCGGCCGCGACTGCGGGTCGTACGCGCTGCACGCCTACGGCGAGGTGCAGTCGATCGTGTGGCCCGGCTGA
- a CDS encoding amidohydrolase family protein, protein MLDHLIKGATVVDGTGAPGRIADVGTRDGRIAVIGSVTEEARTTEDASGLVLAPGFVDPHTHYDAQLFWDPYATPSLNHGVTTVAAGNCGFTLAPLNPARPEDADYTRRMMSKVEGMSLTALEEGAPWSWSSFGEYLDALEGRIAVNAGFMVGHCALRRYVMGPDAVGGQPDEEQLNRIVGLLHDAMDAGAWGFSTTQSRTHSDGDGQPVASRHALPAELLALSRAVGEHEGTQIEAIVAGCLDQFSDAEIELFAEMSAAAGRPLNWNVLTIDAAVPERVPRQLQASEQARKAGGRVVALTMPILTPMNMSLGTFCALNLIPGWGPVLGLPVPERIARLRDAEVRAEMLRRADSKEAGVLRRLTNFGRYVIGDTYSEANRGLSGRVVGDIARERGQDPFHCMVEICAADELRTVLWPMPTDNDPASWALRAETWQHEDVLLGGSDAGAHLDRMCGAPYTTRFLGDCLRRRRLVGLEQAVKMLTDDPAQLFGLRERGRIQEGFHADLVLFDPERIDAGQATLVHDLPGDSPRLDARAIGVRAVWVNGVEVIRDDAVSGAVPGRVLRSGRDTRTVSTR, encoded by the coding sequence ATGCTTGATCACCTCATCAAGGGCGCGACCGTCGTCGACGGGACCGGTGCGCCCGGCCGTATCGCCGACGTCGGCACACGGGACGGCCGTATCGCCGTGATCGGATCCGTCACCGAGGAAGCCCGCACCACCGAGGACGCCTCCGGGCTCGTCCTCGCGCCCGGGTTCGTCGATCCGCATACGCACTACGACGCGCAGCTGTTCTGGGATCCGTACGCGACGCCGTCGCTGAACCACGGGGTGACGACCGTCGCGGCCGGGAACTGCGGGTTCACGCTCGCGCCGCTCAACCCGGCCCGCCCCGAGGACGCCGACTACACGCGCCGCATGATGTCCAAGGTCGAGGGCATGTCGCTGACCGCGCTGGAGGAGGGGGCGCCCTGGAGCTGGAGCTCGTTCGGGGAGTACCTGGACGCGCTCGAGGGGCGGATCGCCGTCAACGCCGGTTTCATGGTGGGGCATTGTGCGCTGCGCCGGTACGTCATGGGGCCGGACGCCGTCGGCGGACAGCCCGACGAGGAGCAACTGAACCGGATCGTGGGGCTGTTGCACGACGCCATGGACGCCGGTGCCTGGGGCTTCTCCACCACCCAGTCCCGCACGCACTCCGACGGCGACGGCCAGCCGGTCGCCTCCCGGCACGCGCTGCCCGCCGAACTGCTGGCCCTGTCCCGGGCCGTCGGCGAGCACGAGGGCACCCAGATCGAGGCGATCGTCGCCGGCTGCCTCGACCAGTTCAGCGACGCCGAGATCGAGCTGTTCGCCGAGATGAGCGCGGCGGCCGGACGGCCCCTGAACTGGAACGTGCTAACCATCGACGCGGCCGTGCCCGAGCGGGTGCCACGGCAGCTCCAGGCCAGCGAGCAGGCACGCAAGGCGGGCGGCCGGGTCGTCGCCCTCACCATGCCGATCCTGACCCCGATGAACATGTCCCTGGGCACCTTCTGCGCCCTCAACCTCATCCCCGGCTGGGGCCCCGTCCTCGGCCTGCCCGTACCCGAGCGCATCGCCCGGCTGCGGGACGCGGAGGTACGGGCCGAGATGCTCCGGCGCGCCGACTCCAAGGAGGCCGGCGTGCTGCGGCGGCTGACGAACTTCGGCCGGTACGTCATCGGGGACACCTACAGCGAGGCCAACCGCGGACTGAGCGGACGGGTGGTCGGCGACATCGCCCGGGAGCGCGGCCAGGACCCCTTCCACTGCATGGTGGAGATCTGCGCCGCCGACGAACTGCGTACGGTCCTGTGGCCCATGCCCACCGACAACGACCCCGCCTCCTGGGCGCTGCGCGCCGAGACCTGGCAGCACGAGGACGTCCTGCTGGGCGGGTCCGACGCGGGCGCGCACCTGGACCGCATGTGCGGGGCGCCGTACACCACCCGCTTCCTCGGCGACTGCCTGCGCCGACGCAGGCTGGTCGGCCTGGAGCAGGCGGTGAAGATGCTGACCGACGACCCGGCGCAGCTGTTCGGCCTGCGCGAGCGGGGCCGGATCCAGGAGGGTTTCCATGCCGACCTGGTGCTCTTCGACCCGGAGCGGATCGACGCGGGCCAGGCCACCTTGGTGCACGACCTGCCGGGTGACAGCCCGCGGCTGGACGCCAGGGCGATCGGCGTGCGGGCCGTCTGGGTCAACGGGGTCGAGGTGATCAGGGACGACGCGGTCAGCGGCGCCGTACCGGGCAGGGTCCTGCGCTCCGGGCGGGACACCAGGACGGTGAGCACCAGGTGA
- a CDS encoding LLM class flavin-dependent oxidoreductase has product MEFGLFVQGYVGKRAETDPLAEHKALMEETEYVIQADRSGFKYAWASEHHFLEEYSHLSANDVFLGYLAHATERIHLGSGIFNPLAQVNHPVKVAEKVAMLDHLTGNRFEFGSGRGAGSHEILGFIPGVTDMNFTKEIWEETIAEFPKMWLQDEYVGFQGKFWQLPPRKVLPKPYGKSHPAMWYAAGSPPSYAMAARKGLGVLGFSIQKVSDMEWVLEQYKTAIVNAEPVGDFVNDNVMVTTTAICAPTHAEAIDIAVHGGLHYLPSLVFRYHDTFPRPEGFPVWPETLPEYTPEFVELLIEEELLICGDPDEVLTQCKRWEQAGADQLSFGLPVGVPKEETLQTIRLIGEHVIPKIDTDPVHRTSRFRGAV; this is encoded by the coding sequence GTGGAATTCGGGCTCTTTGTACAGGGGTATGTGGGCAAGCGCGCCGAGACCGATCCGCTCGCGGAACACAAGGCGCTGATGGAGGAGACCGAGTACGTCATCCAGGCGGACAGGTCGGGCTTCAAGTACGCGTGGGCGTCCGAGCACCACTTCCTGGAGGAGTACTCCCACCTCTCCGCCAACGACGTGTTCCTCGGCTACCTGGCGCACGCGACGGAACGCATCCACCTCGGATCGGGCATCTTCAACCCGCTGGCGCAGGTCAACCATCCGGTGAAGGTCGCGGAGAAGGTCGCGATGCTCGACCACCTCACCGGCAACCGCTTCGAGTTCGGCAGCGGGCGCGGCGCCGGGTCGCACGAGATCCTCGGGTTCATACCGGGCGTGACCGACATGAACTTCACCAAGGAGATCTGGGAAGAGACCATCGCCGAGTTCCCCAAGATGTGGCTGCAGGACGAGTACGTCGGTTTCCAGGGCAAGTTCTGGCAGCTGCCGCCGCGCAAGGTGCTGCCCAAGCCGTACGGCAAGTCGCACCCGGCGATGTGGTACGCGGCCGGGTCGCCGCCGTCGTACGCGATGGCCGCGAGGAAGGGACTCGGCGTGCTGGGCTTCAGCATCCAGAAGGTCTCCGACATGGAATGGGTGCTGGAGCAGTACAAGACGGCGATCGTGAACGCCGAACCGGTGGGCGACTTCGTCAACGACAACGTGATGGTGACGACGACGGCCATCTGCGCGCCGACGCACGCGGAGGCGATCGACATCGCCGTGCACGGGGGACTGCACTACCTGCCCTCGCTGGTGTTCCGGTACCACGACACCTTCCCCCGTCCCGAGGGCTTCCCGGTGTGGCCGGAGACGCTGCCGGAGTACACGCCGGAGTTCGTGGAGCTGCTGATCGAGGAGGAGCTGCTGATCTGCGGGGACCCGGACGAGGTGCTCACGCAGTGCAAGCGGTGGGAGCAGGCGGGGGCGGACCAGCTGAGCTTCGGGCTGCCGGTGGGGGTGCCGAAGGAGGAGACGTTGCAGACGATCCGGTTGATCGGGGAGCACGTGATTCCGAAGATCGATACGGATCCTGTGCATCGGACCTCGCGGTTCCGGGGGGCTGTCTGA